From the genome of Medicago truncatula cultivar Jemalong A17 chromosome 2, MtrunA17r5.0-ANR, whole genome shotgun sequence:
GTCGTGTCTGGATACTTTTGGGGAGCATGCCATTCATTGTAAGGAGCTTCCCGGCTTTAAGTACAGACGTGACTTTGTTAGGGATGTTCTTTTTGATATATTCATACGGGCGGGAATATCAGTGAAGAAGGAGGCACCTGTGAACTTCCTGACTGACCCACTAGATAGAAGATCAACACTCAGGCCTGCGGATGTTATGGTGTACAGATGGGTAGGTGGAAAACATGCTTGTGTAGACTTGACTGAGATTTCACGACTTGTGGGATTAGGTGTCGGACCTTTTATCGTAGGACAGGCAGCCTTAAAAGCTGCGTCAAGCAAAGTGGTCAAACATGAGAAAGCAtgttctgacaatcaacatgcttttataccatttgcttttgacactttCGGGTTCCTAGCACCAGAGGctgttgaccttctacatagagttcaaaaggtCATGCATAACAATGTCATGTCTCCCAGgtccatgaatgttgtgtttacgagGATTGGTTTTGCCACCAAAAAGATCTAGCGGCGCAACTTGTTGCCCGCTTGCTTTCTATTCAAGTGTAAATAAtggtttatataaatatataactcaattatagtaaaaaaaaaaaaatatctatacaATCCTGAGAATACATTTTGATTCTATGAATCAAACACCtcttaaatgaatgaataatgatatttgtacaactcttTGATACAACTTTTACGACAACTTTGGTTTTCTCAtatttgattggtcaaaaataatagagagagaaaaaggaagagagagaataagaagataatgtgagtatgagagagaaagttgtcaaaaagttgttaaaaaaatgattgtacaaatatcatttctcaattataacaactaaaaatatatttaacaattttttttgagtgTCACATAAGTCACATCGAGTGtcaaacaatattatatatatttttatttttaaaaacaattataaaaataaacttacATAAATGGGCTTATTTTTACATGAAAGTGTGACCCGCTTCAATCGGGTCGAACTAAATGGGTCAATAAGGTCCACCATTGATTAGGGTTTTCTACATGTAAATGCTGCTTCATTCATTCACCTTCACACAAAACTACAATCTGCGGAAAATGGTTAACGCTAAGGTTGGTTAATAAATCGTTTAATTTTCTTCATCAGTTatctttttttgtgttaattgtaACACGGTTATGAATTTTTGTTTCCACAGTTTCACCAGTACCAGGTTGTCGGAAGAGCACTTCCCACCGAAAAGGATGAACATCCCAAGATTTATCGCATGAAACTTTGGGCAACCAACGAGGTTCGTGCCAAATCCAAGTTCTGGTAAGttccttatttattattaacaAATTTGTGTGAGTGATTAACcctttaattgtgtttttaataATGTTAATTGTTGTAGGTATTTCTTGAGGAAGTTGAAGAAGGTTAAGAAAAGTAATGGACAAGTTTTGGCTATCAATGAGGTATGCACATTTATTTATTCTACCtgttaattcaaattttatactAGGATTGTAGTTAAGCTAGATTTATACTTATCAACAGCTTATTTGTATTTATCGACTCGTAGAAGCACTTGTTTGGTATTTTGTGATTCTAAATAGAACAATTGATATGACATTTCGATGATTTTAACTGTGATTTTGATTAGCATTCCATGATAGCATATAAAAACATCTGTTTTGATTAGTGCTGGTATAAAATTTGCTctgtttagttgttttgttttgagaagTCATTGACTAAACATTTGAGTCTAAGCTGTTTTGATTGAAGACGAATTATGTCAAAATCCAAACATAGGTAACCTGTTGTTGTGACATGTCTTTTTAAGGGATTTTGCCAGTTTTTTCCTTCAAACTGTATGCCTATCTTAAGTATTTCAGGTAGGGTTTTAGCATGAAACCAGTGACTAACCTGAAAAATTATGCTCATTTTTTTTCCGCATATTGTTTCAATTATGCTAGGAAAAGTAAGGCTAATTGTGATGAAAGAATACCTGGAGTTGGatttttagttattattttaccttCAATTGCAGTCTTTTTGGACATAGGGGTTTATGGTACCTCTTTTTAATTGCAGATCTTTGAGAAAAATCCTACCAAGATTAAGAACTACGGAATTTGGCTGCGTTATCAGAGTCGTACTGGTTATCACAATATGTACAAGGAATACCGTGATACTACTCTAAACGGTGCTGTGGAGACAATGTACAACGAAATGGCATCTCGTCATAGGGTCAGATTTCCTTGCATCCAGATCATTAAGACGGCCACCATCCCAGCTAATCTGTGCAAAAGGGAGAGCACTAAGCAGTTCCACAATTCCAAAATCAAGTTCCCCTTGGTGTACAAGAAGATTAGGCCTCCTACTAGGAGCCTAAAAACAACCTACAAAGCAAAGAAGCCCAACCTGTTTATGTGATTCAGTGAATCACATTTCCCTTCTCATATTCTAGTTGCTTGATTTATCAGTTTGTACTTTAAGAGCTTTCTGTCGTTTTTTAACAAACTCCATTACCAGCAAACTCAGACAGCATTTGCATTTTTCCTAGTTTGTTATTTATCAAGAATTTCGTTACATCTTTTTGTTATGCtgctatttatttttctctttttgatgTACCGGTACAAGCTTGGTTTTGAATTTAGTGaactttttgttttgaaggagggTTTTTCTATTGTTTGTGCACTCTTATTGCTGGAAAAAAGTAATTTCAGATGCTCATAGCTAATGAGCTAGGTTTTGCGAAAGCTGAGCTGATGAACGAAGCTGTGATGGTAATTGTGTCCAACCTTCTAGCTCATTCATTGTTGTTTGGAGTTTGGACTATTGTTTTTCATGAACTTATTTTGAAAAATCAGTTTGTTCTCGAAAGAACTGAATGCAAGCAATGCATAGTGAGTGCATACAGTTTTCTAGAGTACAAATGTACTTTAAGCAGTATCAGTTTGCCAAGCATGATTGGAAATATGCCCTAATTTGGATTCTCTCCTTTGCCACATTATATCTATCTCTCTAATTTTAGAGAGAgatcaagagagagaaaataacaaaaaataagaccaagggagagagatagacagaaaataacaaaaaataagatcaagggagagagagatagacacaactTGGTGCAGGAGGGAGGATCAAGGAAGAAGAGGATCCAAAGTGAAAATGTCctaattttgcaattttttaataGCAATGTTAGTAGTTACTCAATTCGTCTCATTTTAAATGTCACTTTGCGAATTTTTatctttctcaaaataattgacaCGTGTTAAGGATTCCTTggtaaatatttattgaaaaatattaagtttttaagaaacaatttaaaaaaaaatcatggctAAATTGgtggttataatttaaaaaaaaaaaaaagactataaaTTTTTCATGGAAATGTACATTACATTTCCAccttattatgaaaataaattcattggAATAATGGAGGTTATGAGAAGTTATTCATTTCTTAGAACCTTTATACCgaggaataatttttttcaatcttGAAACAAATACAGGTGTAGACATTACCTAGCCATGTATTCCAAGGAATATAATTCTTAAACATGAAACAAACACTCCCTTAATCTCTTTTGTGTATCACTTGTATCTTGCGTGTCCTATATAATTGTTCCAGTtcctttttaatgttttatgttTGACTAAGCatcaaaaatttattaacaatttggcaattgtagtaaaatgaTTATCCTTTGccattttaaatttatacaCACAGCATATTAAATTCTGTTTAGGTTAGCCTAGTTTTGCATAGCCGGTCCCAACCAGGCAGTCAACAGTCAAAACTTTTTTGAATCTGAAATGAATTCAAATTAAGGATTGTACAATAGTTATAGTTATTATCTAGAAATGAAATCTATGATACTACCTTTTCAACACTTCCTCTAAATATTAAATCACGTGGATTCATTATTTCGGATACGGTCCCTTAGAAATTTTCGAGACACGCATAGCGTTGGAAAAAATGTCCATGACAATTGGTAGCACTCCTGATTGCATATTACTCACACTACTGCAAAGCTATAGTTGGTTTCATTTGGGATAAcattaatataacaaaatatttaggCTATTCATTTTTCAACACAATAGACTTGAATAAAGTTAAGAAATGGATAACATCCGAtgcaaatataaaagtaaaagcGCAGTCTAGTTACAATGTGAGCAGACTAGCAATAGCTCAAATTGGAAAGCATTCCTCGGTTTGGCTTAGGGGGCAAATCGTAGACCACATTCAGAATTTAGGAGCACCTCCAAACATTCTCAGAACAAGTCTATCATGAACATACACTCCTCTGTAAAAGCATCAGTCTTTCCTTAGGTCCATGAACTCACGATGAATACCACCAGCATTTAGGATGACAATTTCAACCTTATCCCCCTGTAAAAACATACACCCAAAGCAAGTTTAAAGCTTGTCCTAATGCAAAATGACAATTATGTAAAAGGACCACAATTTTCTGCAGTCGAAATGACCCTGCATTCACAGTCACGAGATTTTAACCGCCTGATCTTAATGTGGATTGATTAAGATTAGACGATCCAATTCTGCAAGTGTGAATGTGTGATGGCAGACAATCCATTTTCATACATAAACAAACTTACAGTGTATATATCTCTCTCAGTTGCAGATGCAAAAACAGTTTTGACCAGATCAACTGCTTCTGCTTCGGACAGTGGAGTAACGGCATCCTgcaataaatcatattttaatgtAGAGGGTGTTATTCAGAAATAATTTAAAGCGCCAAAATACTTCAAGAAAAACACCAATTCAAGAACTTCACCTGGGCAGGTAAGAGGAGTGGGCTGGGGGACTTCAGTTGGTTATCAAGAAACGGCATAATGAGAGTGGAGCCAGAACCCTGAGAGCTATATCCCACCCTCTCATAGGAACCAACAGCATCATAAGTGAAGACGCATCCCTTTCCTATTTTAGGTTTAAGTTGAAGTCAGAGCAAGCAAATACAAAAATGGGACACGAACAAGTATAGAAAGTTAGAAATAGCTCACCTTCACTGTCAAGGCCACCCAACACATTGAAAGAATAGTAAGGAAAGAAGCGTTTGTAATAAAGTGTGTTTGAAAGCAATTGAGCCATTGCAGGACAGCTCATCTGTTTGTTGTGTTGATGCTGATAAGTCTGCATTCAGAATCAATAGTGTCATTTCAATTACAAGCTTCAATTATTTGTCAAGGTAATATTCAAAACAAAGGAAGCATGGAAGGTACATAACTGTTTGTGAGTCAAACACCACAATTTCAAACTAACATCTAACAACGTAATTGATAAGGTTATATACTTTGATAAAAGAGTAAAAACTTTAATAATTGATGCAATGCAATTAGCATCAGCAAATCAATTAAGCACAGTATTCCAGAAACATTGACATTCCAAGGCATGTCATGTTACTAAGTAGTAATATTTCCAAATAAGATATACAGACTCAGGAAAGTCCAATAGCAAGAGTAAATCTTGACAGAACACTTGGCCAGTTTTTACTCTCCCCTCAATCCTGCTTTATCATTTCTTTACAATTTTggatatacaaatatatatggAGAGAAGAACGGAACTTGGTGTCAAAAAGACGATAATAATACAATTTACACAGCAGATGATGATTatgcaaaacaaataaaattaggagTATAAACTTCTATAAATGTGGGCTTAACTCAATAACTTCTACATAGAAAAGATGGCAAGGATCGTGGACATGTTTAAAGGAACTTAtagaaaaattagaaaagaGGGGTGACAAAAATAGTCCAATAAGTATAGGTAAAAGCAgaccaacaaaaataatagtgcagaacatcaaaataaatatagagGTGAATGGTTGATCTCAATCCTTACAACTCAATACATGACATGCATTATGTTAGGAACCCAAGAGCTGAATGGAATAGAAAGAACCactaaattaagaaaataagaaagaCCAGGAGATAATCTCTCCTCCAAGAGTTTCCCCTTTGCATTAGAGTTGCTACTTCATTCACAAACTTTACGATACTCAGAAGATACTCTCTACCCTTTGTGTTCTCCTAATTTATACACATACTCTCTAACTAATCCAAATAACTTTGTAACTAACTATAGCAACTCTTAACTAATTTAATTAGCCATTATTATATATCGTAACACATTATGTCATGATGGGTGtcaattaatcaatttatctAATTCTATATACCGAGAAAAGAGGTTTTCGGTTACCATGGCAGTCTATAAATAAACCATCAAATGCTCAACACTGCTTTTGTATAACTAAGAATATTGAGTTTAGTTTATTATCAGAATATCTGAAACCCACATCAAAGCAACATTTAACCCTAGAGGAATACTCAGAGTTTATTCTTCTGTGGTTCTAAATCAGTGCTGTTAACAAATAGAGGTTAAAAGGAATTTGCAACTGAATAAATTTCTTCTAAACTTCCTTACTCAACTAGAAAATACTTCCAACAAGTGATCAACATAGCGAAGCATACAAACAGAACAAAAACACAAGGAAATTAAACAAAGAAAGTTTCTCACATCCATCCTGTTTCCTGAATATGTTTACAATCTAAATAGTATTATTTATATATCTGTTACAAGGATTGAGATTATTAGACTCACCAAATGCCTAGCAGACAAAACCTTCTGCAAAGCCTTCACATCAGCTTGAAAACCAGAAGAAGCCATCACACATTTCTCAGCTCTGTCGCGAAACAAAACACAAACCTCAAAAACCTAGTTTAGACTTGGGATCTTTTAACAGCATAACACAACTAAAAAAAGAGGCATTTGTCTAATGCTAAAGAAAATTAACACCAACAGAAGTTTTACAATAATAGAAAACCAATTGGGTTtcagcaatatatatatatatatatatgtgtgtgtgtgtgtgagaaaTAGCTTACAGGTGAGAGATTTTGGAGTAATCGCGAGTGAGGATGTTGTAACCGGTGGACATCCTCGTATCAGCTGCAATCACACAGTAATCCGATCCAGCAATTGCGACACAAGatctacaaataataataatattaaaaagatagtaattgaaaaatattaaaacaaggagagagagagagagagagagagagagagagagagagagagagagcgggagagagagagagattaccCTCCATTGTTGTCATATGGAGACCAATTAGCGTGTTGTTTAGTCATGGTAAATGGAACTggaaaacacacaaaaaaaaatgttagcaagaagatgaagaatagtGTAATGGAGATGAGGGTATACAAGGGTGTCACGGGTGATAGGGTATATGTAATTATTGTGACCGTACACAAACCAAACTACCCAAATGATATACAGGATGGTTTGGTTCGGAATGTGGAAAATTGCAATTTTTCCAGAGCTCTATATTGGCTCCAATTATCACAAACCATAATATAACTACAACTGAAAAGTACAAACCAACTTAGCAATCCAAAATACAAATCAGAATTCTTTCAAACACAAACTTAgcacttcaccaaaaaaagagGCAATGAACTTAGCAACTCAAGCCAAATggtcaaactaaccaaatcaagcaaaaaatcaaagaacaaaCTAGCCAAATCAAATAACAATCGAAGATATTCATATCCAGATAAAAATATAGGGAGGGAACCACACAAAAATAACTACCATCATCTCCAACATCCAAGCCAtgagaaaaaaaccaaaaataaaattcccACCCACCCAAGACAACCTAGCTACTTCCCCCAAAGAGCAGTCCCACCCTTTGTCCAAAATTTgaatatcatcatcatccacacATTTCACAGCACCACAAGTATTCATATTGGAAGAAGACAACAAAATTTACAATTTCTGGCTTCTAAGAGTGAAAATGGCACCAACAAGGCAACAAACTTAAACCAGAGACCAACAAACAAACAGCAGCAAAAATAATGGCctatttggattggcttatttcaGATTTTTTACTGGTATAAGCACTTCAGGGAGAAGTTATAAAAACAGCTAGCTTATTTTCTTAAGCTcaccaagatagcttatgaaaacagcttacagCTTATACGAAAACAACTTAACATCATTTTATCTTTGGTTAAAGAAACAGCTTATACGTAAGTGCTTATAAataagctgcaaattaagcTATTCATCCAAACAAGGCCTAAATCTAATTCAAAAGCAATAATCAAACATGAAGGAATCCCAACACATAATCAATGACAACAGAGAAATTATACACAATGTTAGATGAATCGCAACTCATAATCAAATAGAACACAGAAAGATCGAAATTCGCTcaggaaaaaacaaaacaaaaaaaaatgaaagtctCACCACGACGGAGAAAGCTAGGACTGTGGTGGCCGGAAACGATTCGGAACGCGGTGGTTCTGGGTGGTTAGGGTTTGCGATTGAAGCTATTCGCGATTTGAGATTTGTTTCTTACTGCTTCTAATAACTTCACCttagtttctttctttccacGTTTTTTTTCTCTCTGCTTTTTTCGGTTTTTGGGCTTGGGGCATATTTTTATAAGGTGATAAATATTTGAGAGTTGTTATCCTTCCACCCCCTTATGTTCTTCAAACCCCAccctaaataatttatttatttttcgttGCTAAAATTGTCCCTCTAGGAattaaccaatccaaacaaaagCGTTTGGATGAACTGATTCGCACGGAACAATTTAAAAGGCAATTTATCTTCTTCATTGTCATTTACGTTTTTCacaacaaaaaacttaaaattttcgCTAACTTACATTCATCTTCAAAACTCCTGTTTGGATCAGGTTTGCATCTAATAAGTCACATTCGAAAAGTTTTTTGCTCGTTGTCAATAAGAGAGTtagtatatatgcatttgtatttgtaaaatttgttttaaatattttaatggtTCAGTCAGTCTgaacattatgaagattcgttTTGAATTTGTTGTTCCAAACTGTTACACGACCTAAtattcttttcttctatttcaGTGATGGATTGTATACATATTAATCATAATAGATGTGGCACTACTACTTATTTATGTACAAAACGTGGGCATGGAAAGTTTGGGCAACATGCGCAAGTTGTACAATATGAGTTAGTGCGAAAATAGTTAGAGATAATCCCATTACTTATTGCATCATTTCCAATAGTTGTTCAAAATAGAGCAAACTCAATAGAAAAATGCAAGTTGAAGCAACTCAAATCgggaaaaaaaaagtgtttagtTTGGATGTGTTCATACCAATTTTACACTCAACCACGTGGTTCACCGTCTCTTTGTAGTATTGAATTTATCTACTTTATGATTCTGCTAGGAAGGGGACTCAAGGATGCAAGAGCTATGCTAAGCTGACCACAACTAAAGGATCTATAACCACTATTACGCGCCAATGAAGCTACACAAGGagaaaaggggagagttagcgAGTCATTTCAATTTTGGAGTCTTCTTGC
Proteins encoded in this window:
- the LOC11441958 gene encoding proteasome subunit beta type-1, with the translated sequence MTKQHANWSPYDNNGGSCVAIAGSDYCVIAADTRMSTGYNILTRDYSKISHLAEKCVMASSGFQADVKALQKVLSARHLTYQHQHNKQMSCPAMAQLLSNTLYYKRFFPYYSFNVLGGLDSEGKGCVFTYDAVGSYERVGYSSQGSGSTLIMPFLDNQLKSPSPLLLPAQDAVTPLSEAEAVDLVKTVFASATERDIYTGDKVEIVILNAGGIHREFMDLRKD
- the LOC11434737 gene encoding 60S ribosomal protein L18a-2; protein product: MVNAKFHQYQVVGRALPTEKDEHPKIYRMKLWATNEVRAKSKFWYFLRKLKKVKKSNGQVLAINEIFEKNPTKIKNYGIWLRYQSRTGYHNMYKEYRDTTLNGAVETMYNEMASRHRVRFPCIQIIKTATIPANLCKRESTKQFHNSKIKFPLVYKKIRPPTRSLKTTYKAKKPNLFM